The proteins below are encoded in one region of Pseudomonas putida NBRC 14164:
- a CDS encoding nuclear transport factor 2 family protein, protein MEPNTLLARIDRLESIEEIRQLAAKYSLSLDMRDLDAHVNLFAEDIRVGRDKTGRAHLKAWVDATLRDQFSGTSHHLGQHIIELLDADNAVGVVYSKNEHETGPEWVTMQMLYWDDYQRIDGRWYFRRRLPCYWYASDLNKPPIGERKMRWPGREPYAGSFHDLFPSWAEFWAQRPDKDQLPDVAPAAPLEHFLATLRRGAAAPKIRVR, encoded by the coding sequence ATGGAACCGAACACGTTGTTGGCACGCATCGACCGGCTTGAGTCGATTGAGGAAATTCGTCAATTGGCGGCCAAGTACTCGCTGTCGCTGGACATGCGCGACCTCGATGCCCACGTCAATCTGTTTGCCGAAGACATCCGCGTCGGCCGCGACAAGACCGGCCGTGCGCATCTGAAAGCGTGGGTCGATGCCACTTTGCGCGATCAGTTCAGCGGCACCTCGCATCACCTGGGCCAGCACATCATCGAACTGCTTGACGCCGACAATGCCGTTGGCGTGGTGTATTCCAAGAACGAGCATGAGACCGGCCCCGAGTGGGTGACCATGCAAATGCTTTATTGGGATGACTACCAGCGCATCGATGGCCGCTGGTACTTCCGTCGCCGCCTGCCGTGCTACTGGTACGCCAGCGACCTCAACAAGCCGCCGATCGGCGAGCGAAAGATGCGCTGGCCAGGGCGTGAACCCTATGCCGGCAGCTTCCACGACCTGTTCCCGTCGTGGGCCGAGTTCTGGGCGCAGCGCCCGGACAAGGACCAACTGCCCGATGTCGCCCCGGCCGCGCCCCTGGAACACTTTCTAGCCACCCTGCGACGCGGTGCTGCGGCACCGAAGATTCGTGTGCGCTGA
- a CDS encoding SDR family NAD(P)-dependent oxidoreductase, with amino-acid sequence MSTRLQGKIAFITGASSGIGAATARRFAQEGATVVLCGRNQAPLDAVASAIREAGGKAHWQVADVSDEHAFVSAIEAAAQQHGRLDILVNNAMAYTWGAIDSTSTGDWHANFRTTVDGTFWGTRTAMALMKAQGGGAIVNIASICGLFGTPWMAGYSAAKAAVINFSRAAASEGAANRIRCNVVVPGVIETPATAGMLADAKARGNTEKLIPLRRIGQAQEVANAILFLASDEASYITGACVPVDGGRSSELYTVLE; translated from the coding sequence ATGAGCACACGACTTCAAGGCAAGATCGCCTTCATTACCGGTGCCAGCTCCGGGATTGGTGCCGCCACCGCCCGACGTTTTGCCCAGGAGGGCGCCACCGTGGTGCTCTGCGGGCGTAATCAGGCGCCATTGGACGCTGTGGCCAGCGCCATTCGCGAAGCGGGTGGCAAGGCCCATTGGCAGGTCGCCGATGTCAGCGACGAGCACGCCTTCGTCAGCGCAATCGAGGCCGCAGCGCAGCAGCATGGCCGCCTGGACATCCTGGTCAACAACGCCATGGCCTACACCTGGGGTGCCATCGACAGCACCAGCACGGGTGACTGGCACGCCAACTTCCGCACCACCGTGGACGGCACGTTCTGGGGCACGCGCACGGCCATGGCGCTGATGAAAGCCCAAGGCGGCGGCGCCATCGTCAACATCGCCTCGATCTGCGGGTTGTTCGGTACGCCCTGGATGGCCGGCTACTCGGCAGCCAAGGCCGCAGTGATCAACTTCAGCCGCGCTGCAGCCAGCGAAGGGGCGGCCAACAGGATTCGCTGCAACGTGGTGGTCCCGGGCGTCATCGAAACCCCGGCAACCGCGGGCATGCTGGCCGACGCCAAGGCCCGTGGCAACACCGAGAAACTGATCCCGCTGCGCCGTATCGGCCAGGCGCAGGAGGTAGCCAACGCGATTCTGTTCCTGGCCAGCGACGAAGCGTCCTATATCACCGGCGCGTGTGTGCCGGTGGATGGCGGGCGCAGCTCGGAACTCTACACGGTGCTGGAGTGA
- a CDS encoding SDR family NAD(P)-dependent oxidoreductase, translating into MKLANKVALITGAGQGMGRAIAQRFAEAGARVVAADINLQAAEQTIEGLGEHALALACNVADSDSVAAAMHRLEARFGALDILVNNAGVGSVDTFVDTPDAHWQRVIGVNLTGTFLCSREAVRLMQKHAIQGVVINISSTAAMTGEGPSHYCAAKAGVMGLTRSMARELAASGIRVNTLVPGPTNTPMMADIPDEWLQGMLKAIPLGRMGEVDEIARAAVFLASSDASFITGQNLAVNGGMAFI; encoded by the coding sequence ATGAAGTTAGCGAACAAAGTGGCCCTGATCACGGGTGCCGGGCAAGGCATGGGGCGGGCGATTGCCCAGCGCTTTGCAGAGGCCGGCGCACGGGTGGTGGCGGCCGACATCAACCTGCAGGCTGCCGAGCAGACGATCGAAGGGCTCGGTGAGCACGCCTTGGCGCTGGCGTGCAACGTCGCCGACAGCGACTCGGTGGCGGCGGCGATGCACAGGCTGGAAGCCCGGTTCGGTGCCCTCGACATCCTGGTGAATAACGCCGGTGTCGGTTCAGTCGACACCTTTGTCGACACCCCGGACGCGCATTGGCAGCGGGTCATTGGGGTCAACCTCACGGGCACCTTCCTGTGCAGCCGTGAAGCGGTGCGGCTGATGCAAAAGCACGCCATTCAGGGTGTGGTGATCAATATCTCCAGCACCGCCGCGATGACTGGCGAAGGCCCAAGCCATTACTGCGCAGCCAAAGCCGGCGTCATGGGGCTGACCCGCAGCATGGCGCGGGAGCTGGCCGCCAGCGGCATCCGCGTCAACACCCTGGTGCCCGGCCCGACCAACACCCCGATGATGGCCGACATCCCCGATGAGTGGCTGCAAGGCATGCTCAAGGCAATCCCCCTGGGCCGTATGGGTGAGGTCGATGAGATCGCCCGCGCCGCCGTGTTTCTGGCCAGTTCCGACGCCAGCTTCATTACCGGTCAGAACCTCGCCGTCAACGGCGGCATGGCCTTCATTTGA
- a CDS encoding spinster family MFS transporter, translated as MNSSNRVTWRSHYALFVLAVIYIFNYIDRQLMAILIEPVKAEFGISDTGIGLLSGVTFAVFYTLFGFPLGRLSDRIGPKPVIAACCIAWSVMTMACGLATSFWLLVLARIGVAVGEAGGTAPSVAMISQLYPAKNRSTALSILMLGSSFGAIFGLGFGGWIAQHYGWRSAFLIIGVPGILLGLLLWLTVRAPKIASEVQTKVQVAQEGWAKTVAKLMETPSFLWLVLTGASSAIAGYAIGTWSPSFLIRSHGLNLQDAGFLVGVVGGSGATFGTLACGIISDRMARRDAGWQIGVPLLATLVSIPFALAYFLWPTGILFHLGSTPVPTAFLFYAGFAFFGTWWATPCLGAVTHLFPAARLAQATSIFVMAMTLLGVGVGPLLIGVLSDLFTPALGTEALRYALAASISMLMLSTVFLGMALPRYRAQLQRSAAPTATPENAVTA; from the coding sequence GTGAACTCTTCCAACCGCGTCACCTGGCGTAGCCACTACGCACTGTTCGTGCTGGCCGTGATTTACATCTTCAACTACATCGACCGGCAGTTGATGGCGATCCTGATCGAACCGGTCAAGGCGGAGTTCGGCATTTCCGACACGGGCATCGGCCTGCTCTCGGGGGTGACATTTGCGGTGTTCTATACCCTGTTCGGCTTCCCTTTGGGCCGGCTTTCCGACCGTATCGGGCCGAAACCGGTGATTGCAGCATGCTGCATTGCCTGGAGTGTGATGACCATGGCCTGCGGCCTGGCCACCAGCTTCTGGCTGCTGGTGTTGGCGCGGATCGGCGTAGCCGTTGGTGAAGCGGGCGGCACGGCGCCTTCGGTGGCGATGATTTCGCAGCTTTACCCAGCAAAAAATCGCTCCACTGCGTTGTCCATCCTGATGCTCGGCTCAAGCTTCGGCGCCATATTCGGCCTCGGTTTCGGTGGCTGGATCGCCCAGCATTACGGCTGGCGCTCGGCGTTCCTGATCATTGGCGTACCGGGCATCCTGCTGGGGCTGCTGCTGTGGCTTACGGTCCGTGCGCCGAAAATTGCCAGCGAAGTGCAGACCAAGGTCCAGGTCGCCCAGGAAGGCTGGGCAAAGACCGTGGCCAAGCTGATGGAGACCCCATCGTTTCTTTGGCTGGTGCTGACCGGCGCATCCAGCGCCATCGCCGGCTATGCGATTGGCACCTGGAGCCCGAGTTTCCTGATCCGCTCCCACGGTTTGAACCTTCAGGACGCAGGCTTTCTGGTCGGCGTCGTGGGCGGCAGCGGTGCCACCTTCGGCACCTTGGCCTGCGGCATCATTTCCGACCGCATGGCCCGCCGTGATGCCGGCTGGCAGATCGGCGTACCGCTGCTTGCCACGCTGGTGAGTATCCCGTTCGCGTTGGCGTACTTCCTCTGGCCAACCGGCATTCTGTTCCACCTGGGTAGCACCCCGGTACCGACCGCGTTTCTCTTCTATGCAGGTTTTGCCTTCTTTGGTACCTGGTGGGCGACCCCGTGCCTGGGCGCCGTCACGCATTTGTTCCCGGCAGCGCGCCTGGCCCAGGCAACTTCAATCTTTGTCATGGCCATGACCCTACTGGGTGTCGGCGTCGGCCCGCTGCTGATCGGGGTACTCAGCGATCTGTTCACCCCGGCCCTCGGCACCGAGGCACTGCGCTATGCGCTGGCCGCCTCCATTTCGATGCTGATGCTCTCGACCGTATTCCTGGGCATGGCCCTGCCCCGCTACCGCGCGCAACTGCAGCGATCGGCTGCACCGACTGCCACCCCTGAAAATGCCGTAACTGCCTGA
- a CDS encoding alpha/beta fold hydrolase has protein sequence MSEQDLPLPIGHFVTLDNGLRLHYLDEGSGPVVVWLHGSGPGASGYSNFKGNYPEFVASGFRNLVIDLPGFGRSDKPDNVQYNLDFFVNAVSGLLKALEVHRCTLLGNSLGGAIAIGLGLAEPQMLDKLILMAPGGVEERETYFKKIGIQRMVELFNAGPLDIDKMRQIMSLQLFDASQLPDSLLAERVAVAKYQPHCLFSTMMVPNMTERLEELCVPILGFWGTNDNFNPVGGAMKVLDNAPDARFILLNRCGHWVQVEHRELFNRSCLEFLRQA, from the coding sequence ATGTCAGAACAAGACCTACCGTTGCCTATCGGCCACTTCGTCACCCTCGACAACGGCCTGCGCCTGCATTACCTCGACGAAGGCAGCGGCCCTGTCGTGGTGTGGTTGCATGGCAGTGGCCCGGGCGCCAGTGGCTACAGCAATTTCAAGGGCAACTACCCAGAGTTCGTCGCGTCCGGCTTTCGTAACCTGGTGATCGACCTGCCCGGCTTCGGCCGTTCGGACAAGCCCGACAACGTCCAGTACAACCTGGATTTCTTCGTCAACGCCGTGTCCGGCTTGCTCAAGGCCCTTGAAGTGCATCGTTGTACCCTGCTCGGCAATTCCCTGGGTGGTGCCATCGCCATTGGCCTGGGGCTGGCCGAACCGCAAATGCTCGACAAGCTGATCCTGATGGCCCCGGGCGGTGTCGAAGAGCGCGAAACCTACTTCAAGAAGATCGGTATTCAGCGCATGGTCGAGCTGTTCAATGCCGGCCCGCTCGACATCGACAAAATGCGCCAGATCATGAGCCTGCAGCTGTTCGATGCCTCGCAACTGCCCGACAGCCTGCTGGCCGAACGCGTTGCCGTGGCCAAATACCAGCCGCACTGCCTGTTCTCGACCATGATGGTGCCGAACATGACCGAGCGCCTCGAGGAGCTGTGCGTACCGATTCTGGGGTTCTGGGGCACCAACGACAACTTCAACCCGGTCGGTGGCGCGATGAAAGTGCTCGACAACGCCCCTGACGCCCGCTTTATTCTGCTCAATCGCTGTGGACATTGGGTCCAGGTGGAGCACCGTGAGTTGTTCAACCGTTCCTGCCTCGAGTTCCTGCGCCAAGCCTAG
- a CDS encoding oxidoreductase, with translation MTKLSQLLAPGRIGPLQLRNRIIMAPMGSNFAEADGHCGERIQAYYEARAEGGAGLLIMGVCAVAFPAGTAEPYQVGVSSDEFIPGLAQLAGRVHRHGAKIAMQLQHAGKNAIRDMAAGRPLWVPSLPPASTSDMMQALTPEELASFVSAVRGRKGGIEMRVMDHYDIAQMVEWFAAAAERAQRAGFDGVEIHAAHNYIIAGFLSPYYNRREDAYGGAVENRARLLLEVLAAIRARVGTGFGVWLRLDAEELLTPGGITLDDAKAVARLAEGAGADAVSVSAYAMTSSGVAFTEAPLVQKPGAFLEWTAALKQCVSIPVIAVGRIEPETGDAAIAAGQCDFIAMGRKLLADPQLPNKLQAGELQAIRPCIYCYVCVSQIFINERVKCAVNPQTGHESERIITPVAAPQHVAVIGGGPAGLEAARVAALRGHRVTLLERSDRLGGTLFFAALAYPENGRLLDNLLYQVRQLPIDVRMGSTVDAALLRDLGVDQVIVATGAQRAAPGIPGAEQDHVWSGDELRRLMTGDRAEEIARRKLSLTQRTLMKAGNLIGVTDSTDAMQKLSRVWMPLGKRVIIVGGGLVGLELAEFLMARGRQVCVLESSGHLGRELAIVRRWRVLHGIRVHGGQLLTGVSVTAIDGNRVRYQTAEGEAAEVRGDSVVLASGATPDTRLSDALGSAGLKVVSIGDCQSLGYIEGAIAAGNRAGREA, from the coding sequence ATGACAAAACTCTCCCAGTTGCTTGCGCCTGGCCGCATCGGCCCCCTTCAACTGCGTAATCGCATCATCATGGCGCCCATGGGCTCCAACTTCGCCGAAGCCGACGGGCACTGTGGCGAACGTATCCAGGCCTACTACGAAGCACGTGCCGAAGGCGGTGCCGGGCTGTTGATCATGGGCGTGTGCGCCGTCGCCTTCCCCGCCGGTACCGCCGAGCCTTACCAGGTCGGTGTCTCTTCTGATGAATTCATCCCGGGCCTTGCCCAACTGGCTGGACGCGTGCACAGGCACGGCGCAAAGATCGCCATGCAGCTGCAGCACGCCGGCAAGAACGCCATACGGGACATGGCTGCGGGCCGGCCGCTGTGGGTGCCGTCGTTGCCCCCGGCCAGTACCTCCGACATGATGCAGGCCTTGACCCCGGAAGAACTCGCCTCCTTTGTCAGCGCCGTACGCGGTCGCAAAGGCGGCATCGAGATGCGGGTGATGGACCACTACGACATCGCACAGATGGTCGAATGGTTCGCAGCCGCTGCCGAGCGTGCACAGCGCGCCGGGTTCGACGGTGTGGAAATCCATGCCGCGCACAACTACATCATCGCCGGCTTTCTATCGCCGTATTACAACCGGCGTGAAGATGCATACGGTGGCGCAGTGGAAAACCGTGCGCGCTTGCTGCTTGAGGTCCTGGCGGCCATACGCGCGCGGGTTGGCACCGGCTTTGGCGTCTGGCTGCGGCTGGATGCCGAAGAACTGCTCACCCCCGGGGGCATCACCCTCGACGACGCCAAGGCGGTTGCTCGCCTGGCTGAGGGCGCTGGCGCCGATGCAGTCAGTGTCTCGGCCTACGCCATGACCAGTAGCGGCGTGGCCTTTACCGAAGCGCCGCTGGTGCAAAAGCCCGGGGCTTTTCTCGAATGGACAGCGGCCCTCAAGCAATGCGTGAGCATTCCGGTGATTGCAGTCGGGCGTATCGAACCAGAAACCGGCGACGCCGCGATTGCCGCCGGCCAGTGTGATTTCATCGCCATGGGCCGCAAGTTGCTGGCCGACCCACAATTGCCCAACAAACTGCAGGCCGGTGAGCTGCAGGCCATTCGACCGTGCATTTACTGCTATGTGTGCGTGAGCCAGATCTTTATCAACGAGCGGGTCAAATGCGCGGTCAACCCGCAAACCGGGCATGAAAGCGAGCGCATCATCACGCCGGTTGCAGCCCCGCAACATGTTGCGGTGATCGGCGGTGGCCCGGCAGGCCTGGAAGCCGCTCGCGTGGCGGCATTGCGTGGCCATCGCGTGACGCTGCTGGAGCGCAGTGACCGCCTGGGCGGCACCCTGTTCTTTGCTGCCCTCGCCTACCCCGAAAACGGACGCCTGCTCGACAACCTCCTGTACCAGGTGCGGCAACTGCCCATCGATGTACGCATGGGCAGTACGGTGGATGCAGCCTTGCTGCGCGACCTGGGCGTCGATCAAGTGATTGTGGCCACCGGCGCACAGCGCGCCGCACCGGGCATCCCAGGCGCCGAGCAGGATCATGTCTGGAGTGGTGATGAACTGCGCCGGCTGATGACCGGCGACCGTGCCGAAGAGATCGCCCGGCGCAAGCTGTCGCTGACGCAACGCACCCTGATGAAGGCCGGCAACCTGATCGGCGTCACCGACAGCACCGATGCCATGCAAAAGCTGTCACGCGTGTGGATGCCCTTGGGCAAACGCGTGATCATTGTCGGCGGTGGGCTGGTGGGGCTGGAACTGGCGGAGTTCCTGATGGCGCGTGGGCGTCAGGTGTGTGTGCTGGAAAGCAGCGGCCACCTGGGCCGGGAACTGGCGATTGTGCGGCGTTGGCGGGTGCTGCATGGCATCCGTGTGCACGGTGGCCAGCTGCTGACCGGGGTGAGCGTTACCGCCATCGACGGTAACCGCGTGCGCTATCAGACAGCCGAAGGTGAAGCTGCCGAGGTGCGCGGGGACTCCGTGGTGCTGGCCAGTGGTGCGACGCCTGATACCCGCCTGAGCGATGCACTGGGCAGTGCCGGGTTGAAGGTGGTGAGCATTGGTGACTGTCAGAGCCTGGGTTATATCGAAGGCGCCATCGCCGCCGGCAATCGCGCTGGGCGAGAAGCCTGA
- a CDS encoding DUF1329 domain-containing protein — MKITTKGVMFVAAVAANVGLQGNALAQVSPEEAAKLGKELTCVGAEKAGNAEGTIPPYTGKYLGEVPGWNHVKFSGDQPVDPYANEKPILVITAQNMGQYESHLTEGQKALLKRYPTTYKMNIYPGHRDFRYPDYVCERAMKNALSAKLVDDGMGIEGIGQVPFPIPKNGMELLWNHQLPARAYTEEKVSDLASVLPNGSIGWGRAYARNLSQANSPTVEPKTEGQIQAMSWNTTLKPVRDNGVVSISQEPYNFLANPRQAWSYSPSTRRVRQLPGYGYDQPMIGTNGTMTVDEDRLYNGSPERFNWTLIGKREVYVPANAFKPNTGDIKYADMLTPNHPNPDYMRYELRRVWVLEAKLKEGYRHVYGKRVLFIDEDTWNAVVADNYDSRGALWKHAMINYYYHPDMSAWQAGSQFFMDLNSGQYTGYAMTNESKKGPILNEAKFTPDMYTADAARAMGR; from the coding sequence ATGAAAATAACAACAAAAGGCGTGATGTTCGTAGCTGCAGTGGCCGCCAATGTCGGCCTGCAAGGCAACGCACTTGCGCAAGTGTCGCCTGAAGAGGCTGCCAAACTCGGCAAGGAACTGACCTGTGTCGGTGCCGAGAAAGCCGGTAATGCCGAGGGCACCATCCCGCCCTACACCGGCAAGTACCTTGGCGAAGTGCCGGGCTGGAACCATGTGAAGTTCTCTGGCGATCAACCTGTCGACCCTTACGCCAACGAAAAGCCCATCCTGGTGATCACCGCGCAGAACATGGGCCAGTACGAGAGCCATTTGACCGAAGGCCAGAAGGCCCTGCTCAAGCGCTATCCCACCACCTACAAAATGAACATCTACCCGGGCCATCGGGACTTCCGTTACCCGGACTACGTCTGCGAGCGGGCGATGAAGAACGCCTTGAGCGCCAAGCTGGTCGACGACGGCATGGGCATCGAGGGGATTGGCCAAGTCCCGTTCCCGATTCCGAAAAACGGCATGGAGCTGCTGTGGAACCACCAGTTGCCGGCACGGGCCTACACCGAAGAAAAGGTCAGCGACCTGGCTTCGGTGTTGCCAAACGGCAGCATCGGCTGGGGCCGCGCCTATGCGCGCAACCTCTCGCAAGCGAACTCACCGACCGTCGAGCCAAAAACCGAAGGCCAGATACAGGCCATGAGCTGGAACACCACCTTGAAGCCGGTGCGCGACAACGGTGTGGTGAGTATTTCGCAAGAGCCCTATAACTTCCTCGCCAACCCCCGCCAGGCCTGGAGCTACAGCCCGTCCACCCGGCGTGTGCGGCAACTGCCTGGCTACGGGTACGATCAACCAATGATCGGCACCAACGGCACGATGACGGTTGACGAAGACCGTCTTTACAACGGTTCGCCCGAGCGCTTCAACTGGACGCTGATCGGCAAGCGCGAAGTCTACGTGCCGGCCAACGCCTTCAAACCCAATACCGGTGACATCAAGTACGCCGACATGCTTACCCCCAACCACCCCAACCCCGACTACATGCGCTACGAGCTGCGCCGTGTGTGGGTGCTTGAGGCCAAGTTGAAAGAAGGCTACCGCCATGTGTACGGCAAGCGTGTGCTGTTTATTGACGAAGACACCTGGAACGCAGTGGTTGCGGACAACTATGACAGCCGTGGTGCCTTGTGGAAGCACGCGATGATCAATTACTACTACCACCCGGACATGAGCGCCTGGCAGGCCGGTTCGCAGTTCTTCATGGACCTTAACTCGGGCCAGTACACCGGCTACGCCATGACCAACGAATCGAAGAAAGGGCCGATTCTCAACGAAGCCAAATTCACCCCGGATATGTACACCGCTGATGCGGCTAGGGCGATGGGGCGGTAA
- a CDS encoding class I adenylate-forming enzyme family protein, whose translation MKLEQWRNAWQQLIGPGSPFEVVSSPNDGLRYFRHAPANLLEAIDAGRAHGEREFLVWEQQRLTFAGFFDQVDRLAAQLAQRFGVKQGDRVAIAMRNQPAWLVAFVAVQRCGAVCVPLNSWGLRDELFHGLQDSGAQVLVCDEQRLQLLTSDLLAQRLVSIVVGVPAGQALAANCQRFEELIQGPLLALPAIEINPADPALILYTSGTTSRAKGVLSSHRAICQALAALEFQSAFCAVSSPERIQAVIASGLAPTNLMAVPLFHVSGLHAQFLLGLRSGRRLLLMYKWDVDKAFDLIRDERCTQFNGAPVMMQQLLGSPRFASTDSDSLYGLGLGGAVASSRLLAHISKRKPHAIGGSGYGLTESNGIGAAVGGDQFVYKPDSVGWPLPIVDVCIGPDPYSPLPAGRSGLIWLRSPTLMSAYWRLPEASAETLRDGWLDTGDIGHLDDEGFLYITDRAKDLINRAGEKISASEVESCICEMPGVTEAAAFALDDEELGERLALVLRSELQPAPTPEQVCAFIGQRLAAYKVPAEVHLRRDPLPRNASGKVIKAQLKESLVGA comes from the coding sequence ATGAAGCTGGAACAGTGGCGCAACGCCTGGCAGCAATTGATTGGCCCTGGTTCGCCGTTCGAGGTGGTGTCTTCGCCCAACGACGGCCTGCGGTATTTTCGCCATGCACCTGCAAACTTGCTCGAAGCCATCGATGCAGGCCGTGCACACGGTGAGCGTGAGTTCCTGGTGTGGGAGCAGCAACGTCTGACGTTCGCCGGCTTTTTCGATCAGGTCGACCGCCTGGCTGCGCAACTGGCGCAGCGCTTCGGGGTAAAGCAGGGTGATCGAGTGGCCATTGCCATGCGCAATCAGCCGGCCTGGCTGGTGGCCTTCGTGGCGGTGCAGCGTTGTGGCGCGGTGTGCGTGCCGTTGAACAGCTGGGGCCTGCGTGACGAATTGTTCCATGGCCTGCAAGACAGCGGTGCGCAGGTGCTGGTCTGTGACGAACAACGCCTGCAACTGCTGACCAGCGACCTGCTCGCACAGCGGCTGGTCAGCATTGTGGTTGGCGTGCCGGCGGGGCAAGCATTAGCGGCCAACTGCCAGCGTTTCGAAGAGCTGATCCAGGGGCCGCTGCTAGCGCTGCCGGCCATCGAGATCAATCCGGCTGACCCGGCGCTTATCCTCTATACCTCTGGCACCACAAGCCGGGCCAAGGGCGTGCTGTCCAGCCATCGGGCCATTTGCCAGGCGCTGGCAGCACTGGAGTTCCAGTCGGCGTTCTGCGCCGTGAGTTCGCCCGAACGGATCCAGGCGGTGATCGCCAGTGGCTTGGCACCGACCAACCTGATGGCGGTGCCGCTGTTCCATGTCAGTGGCCTGCACGCGCAGTTTTTGCTGGGGCTGCGCAGCGGCAGGCGCTTGTTGCTGATGTACAAATGGGACGTGGACAAAGCGTTCGACCTGATTCGCGACGAGCGCTGCACCCAGTTCAATGGCGCACCGGTAATGATGCAGCAATTGCTTGGCTCGCCGCGGTTTGCCAGCACCGACAGCGACAGCCTGTACGGCCTCGGCCTGGGCGGGGCGGTGGCCTCCAGTCGGCTGCTGGCGCATATCAGCAAGCGCAAGCCCCATGCAATTGGTGGCAGTGGCTATGGCTTGACCGAAAGCAACGGCATCGGTGCCGCAGTGGGCGGCGATCAGTTCGTCTACAAACCCGACTCGGTGGGCTGGCCGCTGCCGATCGTGGATGTATGCATTGGGCCGGACCCGTATTCACCGCTACCGGCGGGGCGCAGCGGTTTGATCTGGCTACGTTCGCCGACCTTGATGAGCGCTTACTGGCGGCTGCCTGAAGCCAGTGCCGAGACCTTGCGCGACGGTTGGCTGGACACCGGTGATATCGGCCATCTGGACGACGAGGGCTTTCTGTACATCACTGACCGTGCCAAGGACCTGATCAACCGGGCGGGCGAGAAGATATCCGCCAGTGAAGTGGAGTCGTGTATCTGCGAAATGCCTGGCGTGACCGAGGCGGCCGCCTTTGCCCTGGACGATGAGGAACTGGGCGAGCGCCTGGCCCTGGTATTGCGCAGCGAACTGCAGCCAGCGCCTACCCCGGAGCAAGTGTGTGCCTTTATCGGCCAGCGCCTGGCGGCCTACAAGGTACCGGCCGAGGTACACCTGCGCCGCGATCCGCTGCCGCGTAATGCGTCGGGCAAGGTGATCAAGGCGCAACTGAAGGAATCATTGGTCGGCGCCTGA